In the genome of Flavobacterium panacagri, one region contains:
- a CDS encoding sensor histidine kinase: MIFNSSKSYKLPVRYHAYFWLSYFMLNTLRWGSYFNDYIYSLKTTLLGFPIHMALCYLNILILMPHLVYRKKYFLYIVTVLSAIFIMVVLKFNLTYLLITHDVWPEGPETINKLTLNYTIDMMMGELYVMTFVTAIKITLDLLQEQRRVTDLEKSQLETELLFLKSQISPHFFFNTLNNIYSLSVEKSNKTPKIVLKLSELMRYMLYETKEKKQSLENEIMCIQNYLDLERIRNGERLEVNMYISGDIHDKEISPVLLLTFVENAFKHGVNKNTGNVIIDISFKVKGDFLYFVISNPMPEFTVHKDNFNKSSGIGIENVKKRLELAYNKSDYKLSFKNKKNIFVVKLAIKVT; the protein is encoded by the coding sequence ATGATTTTCAACTCTAGCAAATCTTATAAACTGCCTGTACGCTATCATGCTTACTTTTGGTTATCCTATTTTATGCTCAATACACTACGTTGGGGAAGCTATTTTAATGATTACATTTACTCATTAAAAACAACATTGCTTGGTTTTCCAATTCACATGGCATTATGTTATCTTAACATTTTAATTTTGATGCCACATTTAGTTTACCGCAAGAAATACTTCCTATATATAGTAACCGTTTTGTCTGCCATTTTTATAATGGTTGTATTGAAATTTAATCTTACCTATTTATTAATTACACACGATGTTTGGCCCGAAGGACCGGAAACTATTAACAAACTTACTTTAAATTATACAATAGACATGATGATGGGTGAATTGTATGTTATGACTTTTGTAACTGCAATTAAAATCACTCTCGATTTATTACAAGAACAAAGACGTGTTACCGATTTGGAGAAGTCACAATTAGAAACAGAATTATTGTTTTTAAAATCACAGATTTCACCGCACTTTTTCTTTAACACTTTAAATAATATCTATTCATTATCTGTTGAAAAATCCAACAAGACCCCTAAAATAGTTCTGAAGCTTTCTGAATTAATGCGTTACATGCTTTATGAAACAAAAGAAAAAAAACAGTCTTTAGAAAACGAGATCATGTGTATCCAGAATTATCTTGATTTGGAAAGAATACGAAACGGAGAACGTTTAGAAGTAAACATGTACATTTCTGGAGATATTCATGACAAAGAAATTTCTCCTGTGTTATTATTGACTTTTGTAGAAAATGCATTTAAGCACGGTGTCAATAAAAACACAGGAAATGTGATAATTGACATCAGCTTTAAAGTCAAGGGAGATTTTTTATATTTCGTAATTTCAAACCCAATGCCCGAATTTACCGTACATAAAGATAATTTTAACAAGTCAAGTGGTATAGGTATTGAAAATGTCAAAAAAAGACTTGAACTAGCATATAATAAAAGTGACTATAAGCTTTCATTTAAAAATAAAAAGAATATTTTTGTCGTTAAGCTAGCTATAAAGGTCACATAG
- a CDS encoding LytR/AlgR family response regulator transcription factor has product MKIKCLIIDDEPLAINVIKNYIEQIEELELVNTFSNSIEGLNFLKNNTIDVIFLDINMPVLDGINFIKSLENPPLLIITSAYDQFAIETYELDVLDYLVKPIEFPRLMKAVNKINKRLNNTTSKLPQENSKENPFIFVKIDKKKMKKIFLNEILVIESLKDYLKISTTSGKFIIHSTLSDFTGLLPERDFIRIHRSYTIAIDKIDAVEGNSIEIEGLRYVIGRSYIDEVKQKILNSSI; this is encoded by the coding sequence ATGAAAATAAAGTGTTTAATTATCGATGATGAGCCATTGGCAATAAACGTTATTAAAAATTATATTGAACAGATTGAGGAGTTAGAATTAGTAAACACCTTTAGTAATTCTATTGAGGGATTGAATTTCTTGAAAAACAATACTATTGATGTAATTTTTCTAGACATCAACATGCCTGTTTTAGACGGTATTAATTTTATTAAAAGTTTAGAAAATCCGCCGTTGCTTATTATTACAAGCGCTTATGATCAGTTTGCAATTGAGACTTACGAATTGGATGTTTTAGATTATTTAGTAAAACCAATTGAGTTTCCGCGCTTGATGAAAGCTGTAAACAAAATCAACAAACGTCTTAATAATACAACGAGCAAATTACCACAGGAAAACAGCAAAGAAAATCCTTTTATCTTCGTTAAAATCGACAAGAAAAAAATGAAGAAGATTTTCTTAAACGAAATTCTGGTTATCGAAAGTTTAAAGGATTATTTAAAAATCAGCACTACTTCTGGAAAGTTCATCATTCACAGCACTTTATCAGATTTTACAGGATTACTACCAGAAAGAGATTTTATAAGAATCCACAGATCCTACACCATTGCCATTGATAAAATTGACGCCGTAGAAGGAAACAGCATTGAAATTGAAGGACTTCGATACGTTATAGGAAGATCTTATATTGACGAAGTAAAACAAAAAATCCTGAATTCTTCTATTTAA
- the nagB gene encoding glucosamine-6-phosphate deaminase: MIKEDIGFREAGKFEETRFEKIHNVIFESSQEASVLVAREIANLIQRKNELNEPCVLGLATGSSPIKVYEELVRMHKEEGLSFANVVTFNLDEYYPMDKNDMQSYYHFMHEHLFHHVDIPSENINIPDGQVSAEELQQYCIDYEMKIISYGGLDFQLLGIGRTGHIGFNEPGSHVNSGTRSITLDHITRVDAASSFLGIDNVPRKAITMGIGTVRNAKRIVLLGWGISKAGIIKKTIEGKVSSQVPATYLQEHDNTTFVLDTEASSELTRVKTPWLVKSCVWTDELKLKAVAWLSELTKKPFLKLTDKDYNDNGMSSLLTEEGTAYDLNIKMFNKMQQTITGWPGGKPNADDTYRPERSMPEKKRVIIFSPHPDDDVISMGGTFDRLIEQGHEVHVVYQTSGNIAVSNEEALKFAEISKALNPDSKMSDKIIEFLQNRTGNEIDSLEVRKLKGLIRRSESFGATRYLGLPDSNVHFLDLPFYETGTVKKNNLSDADVDIMCDIIERIKPHQIYAAGDLADPHGTHKVCLDSLFEALKRLKQKSFMNDCWVWLYRGAWHEWESYQIDMAVPMSPDQVLKKRHAIFYHQSQKDGVMFQGDDSREFWVRVEDRNRLTAEKYHNLGLADYSAIEAFKRYHF; encoded by the coding sequence ATGATTAAAGAAGATATAGGTTTTAGGGAAGCAGGGAAATTTGAAGAAACTCGTTTTGAGAAAATTCACAATGTTATTTTCGAATCGTCGCAAGAAGCTTCTGTATTGGTCGCTCGAGAAATCGCTAATTTAATTCAGAGAAAAAACGAACTGAACGAACCTTGTGTTTTAGGTTTGGCTACAGGATCTTCTCCTATCAAAGTTTACGAAGAACTAGTTAGAATGCACAAAGAGGAAGGGCTTAGTTTTGCTAATGTCGTTACCTTCAATTTGGACGAATATTATCCTATGGATAAAAATGATATGCAGAGTTATTATCATTTTATGCATGAGCATTTGTTTCATCATGTAGATATTCCTTCAGAAAACATCAATATTCCAGACGGGCAGGTGAGTGCCGAGGAATTACAACAGTATTGTATCGATTACGAGATGAAAATTATCTCTTATGGAGGTTTGGATTTTCAGCTTTTAGGAATCGGAAGAACGGGACATATTGGTTTTAATGAACCTGGCTCACATGTAAATTCAGGTACAAGAAGTATTACTTTGGATCATATTACCAGAGTTGACGCAGCTTCTTCTTTTTTAGGAATAGATAATGTTCCGAGAAAAGCCATTACGATGGGAATTGGTACTGTTAGAAATGCAAAAAGAATTGTTTTACTAGGATGGGGAATCAGTAAGGCAGGAATTATAAAAAAGACAATCGAAGGAAAAGTTTCTTCGCAAGTGCCAGCGACGTATTTACAAGAGCATGACAACACAACATTTGTTCTGGATACCGAAGCTTCGTCTGAATTGACGAGAGTTAAAACGCCTTGGCTGGTTAAGTCTTGTGTTTGGACAGATGAACTAAAATTGAAAGCGGTGGCTTGGTTGAGTGAGTTGACTAAAAAGCCGTTTTTAAAGTTGACTGATAAAGATTATAACGACAACGGAATGTCAAGTCTTTTGACAGAAGAAGGAACTGCATACGATTTAAACATTAAGATGTTTAATAAAATGCAGCAGACGATTACAGGCTGGCCGGGAGGAAAACCCAATGCTGATGATACCTACAGACCGGAACGTTCTATGCCGGAAAAGAAAAGAGTAATCATTTTTAGTCCGCACCCAGATGATGATGTGATTTCAATGGGAGGAACTTTTGATCGTTTGATTGAGCAAGGACATGAAGTTCATGTAGTATATCAAACATCTGGAAATATTGCAGTTTCAAATGAAGAAGCTTTGAAGTTTGCAGAAATTTCAAAAGCATTGAATCCTGATTCTAAAATGTCTGATAAAATAATTGAATTTCTTCAGAACAGAACAGGGAATGAGATTGACTCATTAGAAGTTAGAAAATTAAAAGGATTAATTAGAAGAAGTGAATCTTTTGGAGCAACACGTTATTTAGGTTTGCCAGATTCTAATGTACATTTTTTAGATCTTCCGTTTTACGAAACAGGAACAGTCAAAAAGAATAATCTTTCGGATGCAGATGTTGATATTATGTGCGACATTATTGAAAGAATAAAACCGCATCAAATTTATGCTGCTGGAGATTTAGCAGATCCGCACGGAACTCATAAAGTGTGTTTAGACAGTTTGTTTGAAGCTTTAAAAAGATTAAAACAAAAAAGCTTTATGAACGATTGTTGGGTTTGGCTTTACAGAGGCGCTTGGCATGAATGGGAATCGTACCAAATTGACATGGCAGTACCAATGAGTCCTGATCAGGTTTTAAAGAAACGGCATGCTATTTTTTATCACCAGTCTCAAAAAGACGGCGTAATGTTCCAAGGTGATGACAGCAGAGAGTTTTGGGTGCGAGTTGAAGACAGAAACAGATTGACTGCGGAAAAATATCATAACTTAGGATTAGCAGATTATTCGGCTATCGAGGCGTTTAAACGTTATCATTTCTAA
- a CDS encoding alpha-L-fucosidase produces MKNIYLSLCLFGVIFSSFGQEFANAPKPFGPFPTQKQIDWQEMEFYAFVHFSLNTFTNKEWGFGDESPELFNPSQLDVRQWARVVKEAGMKGIILVAKHHDGFCLWPSAYTERSVKNSPWENGKGDLVKELAAACKEYDLKLGLYLSPWDRNHPQYGKPEYITYFRNQLKELLTNYGDVFEMWFDGANGGDGYYGGANETRKINTLTYYNWDETYKLIYSIAPKTLVWGVGPSEARWIGNEEGRAGKTNWSLLRQKDELAGKVHYSEFMSGHEDGEKWVPGEADVSIRPGWFYHSVEDDKVRSLDEMVDIYYESIGRNATLLLNLPVDRRGLVHENDEARLKELVATIKADFKKELLADAQAQASNIRANDTNFGPQNVIDGNKNTYWATDDKVKQATVEFTFKKPTAINRVLLQEYIKLGQRVKAFSIEAKIDGQWKTIANETTIGYKRILRLDRVTATALRVNILDAKAGFVISTIEAYNAPTFVKEPQISRDKNGLVTIKSEEGTSIYYTLDGKTPSEKSTLYKAPFTYNKAVEIKAIARNTKEKINSAVKSAKYGVSKEKWKIVSVSSGDDKSAERIIDGDANTDWNFGNDENKLPQTVVIDMGELVSIKGFTYTPQQVGNNLNLISNYELYTSVDNFYWDKQSEGEFSNIKNNPIEQIKSFSAVKARFLKFVATGAVGKTQTVSIAEIGVVE; encoded by the coding sequence ATGAAAAACATTTACCTTTCTTTATGTCTTTTTGGTGTAATTTTTAGCAGTTTTGGACAGGAATTTGCTAATGCGCCAAAACCTTTTGGGCCATTTCCAACGCAAAAACAAATCGATTGGCAGGAAATGGAATTCTATGCTTTTGTACATTTTTCATTAAATACATTTACCAATAAAGAATGGGGTTTCGGAGACGAATCGCCGGAACTTTTTAATCCGTCGCAATTAGATGTTCGTCAGTGGGCGCGTGTGGTAAAAGAAGCCGGAATGAAAGGAATTATTCTGGTTGCGAAACATCATGATGGTTTTTGTCTTTGGCCTTCGGCTTATACGGAACGTTCTGTAAAGAATTCTCCTTGGGAAAATGGAAAAGGAGATTTGGTAAAAGAATTGGCTGCAGCCTGTAAAGAATACGATTTAAAATTAGGATTATACCTTTCTCCTTGGGACAGAAATCATCCGCAATATGGCAAACCAGAATATATTACGTATTTCAGAAATCAGTTAAAAGAATTATTGACCAACTACGGTGATGTTTTCGAAATGTGGTTTGATGGTGCAAACGGCGGCGATGGCTATTACGGAGGTGCAAACGAAACCAGAAAAATCAATACGTTAACTTATTATAATTGGGACGAGACTTATAAGTTAATTTACAGTATCGCACCAAAAACTTTGGTTTGGGGTGTTGGCCCTTCAGAAGCAAGATGGATTGGAAATGAAGAAGGACGTGCTGGAAAAACCAATTGGTCATTATTACGCCAAAAAGATGAATTAGCGGGAAAAGTACATTACAGCGAATTTATGTCTGGACATGAAGACGGAGAAAAATGGGTTCCAGGAGAAGCTGATGTTTCCATCAGACCAGGATGGTTTTATCATTCAGTTGAAGATGATAAAGTGCGTTCGCTTGACGAAATGGTGGATATTTATTATGAGTCAATTGGACGAAATGCTACTTTATTATTAAATCTTCCTGTTGATAGAAGAGGTTTGGTTCATGAAAATGACGAAGCAAGATTGAAAGAACTCGTTGCAACAATTAAAGCCGATTTCAAAAAAGAACTTTTAGCAGACGCTCAGGCTCAGGCTTCGAACATTCGTGCAAACGATACTAATTTTGGCCCTCAAAATGTAATCGACGGAAATAAAAATACTTATTGGGCAACAGACGATAAAGTAAAACAGGCTACAGTTGAATTTACGTTTAAAAAACCAACGGCAATCAACAGGGTTTTGCTTCAGGAATATATTAAATTAGGACAGCGTGTTAAAGCATTTTCTATCGAAGCAAAAATTGACGGACAATGGAAAACAATTGCCAATGAAACTACAATTGGCTACAAAAGAATCCTGCGTTTAGATCGTGTTACTGCAACAGCACTTAGAGTTAATATTCTGGATGCAAAAGCGGGATTTGTAATCAGTACAATCGAAGCTTATAATGCACCGACTTTTGTAAAAGAACCACAGATTAGCAGAGATAAAAACGGTTTGGTTACGATTAAATCGGAAGAAGGAACTTCGATTTATTATACTTTGGATGGAAAAACACCTTCAGAAAAAAGCACTTTGTATAAAGCACCATTTACTTATAATAAAGCGGTAGAAATAAAAGCTATTGCAAGAAATACGAAAGAGAAAATCAACAGCGCGGTTAAATCAGCAAAATATGGTGTTTCTAAAGAAAAATGGAAAATTGTTTCAGTTTCAAGCGGAGATGATAAATCAGCAGAAAGAATTATTGACGGCGATGCCAATACCGATTGGAATTTTGGAAATGATGAGAACAAACTGCCGCAAACTGTTGTTATAGATATGGGAGAATTGGTCAGTATTAAAGGTTTTACCTATACGCCACAACAGGTTGGCAACAATTTAAATTTGATTTCAAATTATGAATTGTATACAAGTGTTGACAATTTTTACTGGGATAAACAATCAGAAGGAGAATTCTCTAATATTAAAAACAACCCAATTGAACAAATTAAGAGTTTTTCTGCGGTTAAAGCAAGATTTTTGAAATTTGTCGCTACAGGTGCTGTAGGAAAAACGCAAACTGTTTCGATTGCTGAAATTGGAGTTGTTGAATAA